The genomic segment gttctgatattatgtataataataacaatatggATGATTACAATTTATTAGACGATCATGATCAATATAATTTCATTgaagatatttataatgataatattccAAATGAAGAAGAGGAGGAAAAAAAGAACCCTTACTTATCACATACATTGAAcaggcaaaaaaaaaaaaatccaagtattgaaaagaaaagaactCATTTTAGTGTAATTGATTTTCCTGGTATTATTAAAGATttagataaaaaaattaataatatatcttataaatatctagaacatttaaaatatagtAAAATTTTAGTTTATATgtttgatataaataatgacaatattatggaaatatataaaaatataaaaaacgtACTTGTTCAATAtgataacatatttttaaataaaaaagaagtagTTGTTCTAAAtaaaattgatatatatgataataaagaaaacatTCAAAcctttataaataatttaaaagaacaattaaaaattcataatatatattatttatctgCATTAACTGGCGAAAATGTCGAAAAAACCattaatgatattattacactacatttaaataataatgaagatttAGTAAACacctttttaaaaacattacCAAAAGTATTAGATATGGAACACTTAGAAAATTCAGATAATTATAAACCATTTCATTATaaaattcataaatataatgaaaaagtttatataataaaaggagATTATTTAGAAAACCAAGCtaacatttttaattttacaaaaacGGATAGTGCCCAAGTTTTTATGAAATTATTGAATGatttaaatgtaaatataaaactcAAACATATGGGCGCAAAGGAAGGagacaaaattattattagtaaTTATTCTTACgatttttatgaataataatcattTGGATATTcacaatatttaaaattaaaaattaaaaattaaaaataaattcatgtacataatatatatatatatatatatatatatatatatatatatataatattttaatttttttttttttttttttttttatacctttCGTCAAAAAAAGAATAGAACAGATACAAGATcagttattataatatatatatatataatatatatatatttttatttatgttttggtatttttttctttctttcaaatatatatttataaatatattcatttatttattttttttttttatgtttatctatctaactttttttttttttttttttttgttcttttatatatatatatatatatatataatatacatatatatatatatatatttttttatgtgattATATTTCTGTGAGAAGAAATGCAAGCAGATAAAACGAAAAAGGGTAAAAACTTTAAGATTCGCTATTCTTCAAAATGTAAAAGTAACAAAACATGGAAGGACAATATAAGGAATAGAAAAAAAGAGAACTCAAAAaagtatgaaaaaaataatttaatgcATGATAGGAATatacataaacatatatatattgattattTAGAAttaagtaaaaaatatacatttttaaaaatatttttacataaaaatgaaaagtcCACAAATGTATACTATAACTTTGAACAATCAATTGCAGTATATTTTTTGAGTAAatctatattaaaagaatattatgatctaaatttttatatgccttatattaaaaatgatgaaattcAAAATAACATTATTTTGGGTAATAATAGTTTTAATACTAATgaatttatttatagtatAAATGAATTGAAAGATATAAATTCTTTgaaaaatatcatattattgtcatataaaaattatgatgcgtatttattaaatttaaaaaatgatagtaATACAAATTTGTCTTGTCGTCAATATGATGATTATAccataacatataataataacattaatGAACAaagaaatgatatatattgtaaaaataCTTTtgaatgtaataaaaaaaatgaaaacattatattacaaaatgatCAAGGGGGGAAATTTCTCTGTCCATGTGTTCCTGGGAGggtaaattatatacacattttaGCTGATCTCACAGACATGAACGAATTAAACAACTTaaagaataatttaaatagtataaaaaataatgataaatatatacctgttacaaatataaatgtaaatataaatataaataatacgaATAAAGTACAAAACAATATGTTCTTATTATAtggtaatataattaaagtaTTAGATATAGGTGTAGGAGCTAATTGTATATATCCTCTTTTagggaataatatatataagtggTCTTTTTTAGGTACTGATATAAATATCGATTCTTTAAAATAtagttttataaatattttaataaataacaaagaaaatgatattcAACTAAAATatcaaacaaataaaagaaatatttttcaaaacattattaataattcggatttgttttttttctccatGTGCAATCCACCATATTATACCTTTATTGAAGAGGTAAATAAAAATCCATATAGAATGTTAGAAGCCAATGTTGATGAAGTGGTATATTATTTGGGAGACCAAAAGGGGATAAacatagataataataataatgataaggaaaataataataataataagaagaaaaataataagaagaataagaaaaatagtaatgatcataataacCATGTGGATAATATGCATGGaactaatatatttatagataaTATCCATACGGATGATATACAAAcgcataatataaatttagatAGAACTATTTCGAGTGAATTAGGGCCGATAAATACGGAAAACCAAAAAGAACAGAAAGTAGAAAgggaagaagaaaataatattacaaagaTCAAAATGGAAAATTCTAATCAttgttgtaataataaaaatatgagcAATCAAATAAATGATGGTAATATAacatcttttaaaatatctataaacgaagaagaagaagaagaagaagaagaacatAATCTTAATAATACACCTTATATCAATTCAACCCCaaattacaataataatggaggagaatataaatttatcatGAATATGCTTGAGGAAAgtatatcttatttttttaatgttataTGGTTTACGACATTAGTATCCAAgtttaaaaatgttaaattaataaaaaaggaaattatcAATTCAATGAGATTATATCatgaatacaaaaaaaatcaaatatatttccttaattgtataataaaagaaaatctATATTTTAATCAAacttttgtttttaaaaatatacaaaaaaaaattccacCTGTATATATAGCGCAATATAGAATATTTGAATCATATAGTGGAAATATAACGAGGTGGATAATATGTTGGTCATATTATAACCCTGAACAAATAGATGCTTTgaagaaattatattatgagAAAGCAAAATGAtgtataaaaacaaaaaaaaaataaaataaataaaaaaaatatatatatatatataaatatatatatatatatatatatatatatatatatatatatgtataacctttttaattttttaccTTCAACATGGtgacacatatatatatatatatgtattatccattttttttatcatgtaaaatatataaatatgttaaaatTAGAAAggatatttaaattattattatgctCATATTGTCTTATTGAatcctttatattatattcaatttCTTCATGTTGGTTTACATTATccttatcatttttaatatattttatatttatatttatactattGTTTGAATAagatatttcatttattctATAATATTGTGTATTTAATGATGTAGTTATGTAATTTTCTATTTGTGCATTCCAGtcataattatgtatatcatttgaaaatgttatatttaaatatgcaATTAAAAtagatttttttataatttcaaaTAAAGTTGCATTATCTAAatctttaaataaaatgttttcttttaatatatatatacaattatttttttgttcatcttcgtctatatattttattaattcattaaaattaaaatttttatctaTAAAGATATCAATAACCTCTTTAAcaatatctttatattttttccctattcttttaaaattaatattttctaaaaaatttatactcttattattcatatatatatcaaataatttttcattatgtTCATCATCACTCTGTGCTTTCTTTTGTATTTCATCTAatgttaaatttttattaataaaatgtgTAACATCCTTTTCGCTCCTTTTCAACATTTGTAAAACATcatcttcttttatatttaaatcacTCATCATTTGTTTAAAATGTTCACTTCTAATAATATCTTTACTTTTTTCTGGATTTATTTGACTTTTTAAAGAATTTTCTTCCATtcgaaaataatttaataaatcaaattcttcattttctaattcttttttatgcTTTTCTTTTTCGTTTAAACATTTGTTTTCTTCTATATTTTGTAGAACATCCTTAGAGATTTTTTTCACCTTTCTTTTAACAATAcgtgttttattataatctttattatgttcttcattattttccttattgtattcttcattattttccttatttatGTCCTTATTTCCTTTGATGACTTCATTATTTCCTttgattaattttttttttttttttttttttttcttttttttttctgtttctCCCCCCTCTTCCAAgtattcttcattattaacattttgcaaaattttatatttttttttttttttatgttgaAAAGGCATATATTTCCCTTCGTTGCTTATccaatataatttttgaagcgaacatattttttcttttttcccttttatatttatttttttatttaacctATCAAGGgaggaaaatatattagtaGTTTTATATATCCCTTTGTTGTTTTTTATGAGCAATGGTACGACGTCGATTttgtttaataaaatataacaactGTAAAATGATACtagtatattattaaatattatatatattagtacATATATGTAAGCAGTGAGGAAAAAAagatacattttattattgaatactagtatatataatatgaagatgtaataaaataaaatatcattatccaactatttatttatttatttatttattattattattatttattatttattatttatttatttattatatgcttGATATTTTCTCCTCATATGTAACCAAGGGCATTTTCTTATAATTCATTAAGCATATTTTTGAATACGCCATAATTAATTGAAGAATTttaatgaattattattttttcttttttatattataacataaatatttatactttGTTTTTCGTtctttgttttgttttgtgttttttattttttttttttttttttttatattttatatttttttgttattttatgaaattaaaaaatttcaaGCACATTCATATATAACTTACACATAcggtaataaaaatgatatatatattatttatatatataataacatatcttttttttttttttcctcttctttttttctaaattttttttttctttcaaatgtattaaatattacatgaatatatatatttaatatatgaataaatatttttattatacttttattt from the Plasmodium falciparum 3D7 genome assembly, chromosome: 14 genome contains:
- a CDS encoding methyltransferase, putative gives rise to the protein MQADKTKKGKNFKIRYSSKCKSNKTWKDNIRNRKKENSKKYEKNNLMHDRNIHKHIYIDYLELSKKYTFLKIFLHKNEKSTNVYYNFEQSIAVYFLSKSILKEYYDLNFYMPYIKNDEIQNNIILGNNSFNTNEFIYSINELKDINSLKNIILLSYKNYDAYLLNLKNDSNTNLSCRQYDDYTITYNNNINEQRNDIYCKNTFECNKKNENIILQNDQGGKFLCPCVPGRVNYIHILADLTDMNELNNLKNNLNSIKNNDKYIPVTNINVNININNTNKVQNNMFLLYGNIIKVLDIGVGANCIYPLLGNNIYKWSFLGTDINIDSLKYSFINILINNKENDIQLKYQTNKRNIFQNIINNSDLFFFSMCNPPYYTFIEEVNKNPYRMLEANVDEVVYYLGDQKGINIDNNNNDKENNNNNKKKNNKKNKKNSNDHNNHVDNMHGTNIFIDNIHTDDIQTHNINLDRTISSELGPINTENQKEQKVEREEENNITKIKMENSNHCCNNKNMSNQINDGNITSFKISINEEEEEEEEEHNLNNTPYINSTPNYNNNGGEYKFIMNMLEESISYFFNVIWFTTLVSKFKNVKLIKKEIINSMRLYHEYKKNQIYFLNCIIKENLYFNQTFVFKNIQKKIPPVYIAQYRIFESYSGNITRWIICWSYYNPEQIDALKKLYYEKAK